In Sulfitobacter sp. M39, the following proteins share a genomic window:
- the efp gene encoding elongation factor P — MPKINGNEIRPGNVLEHNGGLWAAVKVDHVKPGKGGAFAQVEMRNLRNGSKLNERFRSADKVEKVRLEQKDQQFLYEDSGMLVLMDTETYEQVQLSAELLGERRPFLQDGMMVVVEYHEEEALNASLPQKVTCKIVETEPVVKGQTAANSFKPAVLDNGVKVMVPPFVGQDEDIIVNTETMEYSERA, encoded by the coding sequence ATGCCAAAGATTAACGGGAACGAAATTCGGCCAGGAAATGTGCTCGAGCATAACGGTGGTCTCTGGGCAGCGGTCAAGGTCGATCATGTCAAACCGGGCAAGGGCGGTGCCTTTGCTCAGGTCGAAATGCGCAACCTGCGCAACGGGTCGAAACTGAACGAACGCTTCCGCAGCGCCGACAAGGTTGAAAAGGTCCGGCTAGAGCAAAAAGACCAACAATTCCTGTATGAAGACTCAGGTATGCTGGTTCTGATGGACACCGAAACATACGAGCAAGTGCAGCTTTCAGCCGAGCTTCTGGGCGAACGTCGCCCCTTCTTGCAGGACGGTATGATGGTCGTGGTCGAGTATCACGAGGAAGAGGCGCTGAACGCGTCCTTGCCACAAAAAGTAACCTGTAAAATTGTCGAAACTGAACCGGTCGTCAAAGGCCAGACAGCGGCGAATTCCTTCAAGCCAGCGGTGCTTGATAACGGCGTCAAAGTGATGGTCCCGCCCTTCGTCGGACAGGACGAAGACATCATCGTGAACACCGAAACGATGGAATATTCCGAACGCGCGTAA
- a CDS encoding pyridoxal-phosphate-dependent aminotransferase family protein, producing the protein MSKLSNLSQGRGYLAIPGPSVMPEAVLNAMHRPAPNIYAGEIVDMMPPLMADLRRIAGTQHQVAMYIGNGHAAWEASLSNVVAPGDKVLVPATGRFGHGWGDAATGIGADVEVMDFGLQSTMDIDQIADRLEADTNHEIKAVLAVHVDTSTSVVNDIAGLRAALDAADHPALLMVDCIASFACDRFEMDNWGADVMVTACQKGLMVPPGVSFVFFNDRAAAVRDAMPRVSRFWDWTPRANPEEFYQYHCGTAPTHHIYGLRAALDMIHDEGLEAVWQRHETLARAVWAACDAWGADGDLSLNIADPALRSHAVTALRLKAPQATDLRDWVEGNIGLTLGIGLGMAPKGSPESHGFFRLGHMGHVNGQMIMGMLGGIEAGMSALGIRRGSGALEAAAKVIGGA; encoded by the coding sequence ATGTCGAAACTTTCCAACCTGTCACAAGGGCGCGGTTACCTCGCGATCCCCGGTCCGTCGGTCATGCCCGAGGCTGTGTTGAACGCGATGCACCGTCCGGCCCCCAATATCTATGCCGGTGAGATCGTCGATATGATGCCCCCGTTGATGGCAGATCTGCGCCGTATCGCGGGCACGCAGCATCAGGTGGCGATGTATATTGGCAACGGCCACGCCGCCTGGGAGGCATCGCTTAGCAATGTCGTAGCCCCCGGTGACAAGGTGCTGGTGCCCGCGACAGGGCGCTTCGGTCACGGCTGGGGCGATGCCGCCACGGGAATCGGGGCAGATGTCGAGGTGATGGATTTCGGCCTGCAATCCACAATGGACATCGACCAGATCGCCGATCGTCTTGAGGCGGACACCAACCACGAGATCAAAGCCGTGCTGGCTGTGCATGTGGATACCTCGACCTCGGTGGTCAACGACATCGCCGGTCTGCGCGCGGCCCTGGATGCGGCAGATCACCCCGCGCTGCTGATGGTGGACTGTATCGCGTCCTTCGCGTGTGACCGCTTCGAGATGGACAATTGGGGGGCCGATGTCATGGTCACCGCCTGCCAGAAAGGGCTGATGGTCCCGCCCGGTGTCAGCTTTGTCTTCTTTAACGACCGCGCGGCTGCGGTGCGCGATGCGATGCCACGGGTCAGCCGTTTCTGGGATTGGACCCCGCGCGCCAACCCCGAGGAGTTTTATCAGTACCACTGCGGCACGGCCCCAACGCACCATATCTACGGCCTGCGCGCGGCGCTGGATATGATCCACGACGAGGGGCTGGAAGCCGTCTGGCAGCGTCACGAGACTTTGGCCCGCGCCGTGTGGGCGGCCTGCGACGCATGGGGTGCAGATGGCGATCTTTCCTTGAACATCGCCGATCCCGCTTTGCGCAGCCATGCGGTGACAGCGCTGCGGCTCAAGGCCCCCCAAGCGACAGATCTGCGCGACTGGGTCGAAGGCAACATCGGCCTGACCCTCGGCATCGGTCTGGGCATGGCCCCCAAAGGCAGCCCCGAAAGCCACGGGTTCTTCCGTCTGGGCCACATGGGCCACGTGAACGGACAGATGATCATGGGGATGCTTGGCGGGATAGAGGCCGGGATGTCCGCACTCGGGATCAGACGCGGCTCCGGCGCGCTAGAGGCGGCGGCGAAGGTGATCGGCGGGGCCTAG
- a CDS encoding Lrp/AsnC family transcriptional regulator, producing MSLDGFDIAILRALQQDGAMTNTALSEKVNLSPSQCSRRRAALEAAQLISGYSARLNADRLGFGLRAIVRVNLRSHGGDNESGFANFIARHPEVRAAFSVSGDADYILDLRAPDLESFARFIHEQLLPHELVAQVRSEIVLRTLKDAPGVDLSQLPSAPR from the coding sequence ATGTCGCTTGATGGATTCGACATCGCAATTCTCAGGGCGCTCCAGCAAGACGGGGCGATGACCAACACAGCCCTGTCAGAAAAGGTGAACCTTTCCCCGTCGCAATGCTCCCGGCGGCGCGCAGCGCTTGAGGCAGCGCAGTTGATCTCGGGGTACTCTGCGCGACTGAATGCAGACCGCCTTGGTTTCGGGCTGCGCGCCATCGTACGCGTCAACTTGCGCAGCCACGGCGGCGACAACGAAAGCGGCTTCGCCAATTTTATCGCCCGCCACCCCGAGGTGCGGGCGGCCTTTTCCGTATCAGGCGATGCAGATTACATCCTTGACCTGCGCGCCCCCGATCTTGAAAGCTTTGCGCGCTTTATACACGAGCAATTGCTGCCACATGAGCTTGTTGCGCAAGTGAGGTCCGAGATCGTGCTTAGAACGCTTAAAGATGCGCCGGGGGTCGATCTTTCACAGCTTCCGTCAGCGCCGCGCTAA
- the ygfZ gene encoding CAF17-like 4Fe-4S cluster assembly/insertion protein YgfZ yields MTSRRILRLSGPDTREFLQGLVTNDIRKLDQAPIYAAILTPQGKFITDFFLSADGDSVLLDVAEADADALVQRLTMYKLRADVTIDATGLHLHRGLESAPDNAYSDPRDARIGWRAYRDTPQTDDTTDWDALRVTYMIPETGAELTSDSFILEMGFERLNGVDFRKGCYVGQEVTARMKHKTELRKGLARVEISAPVETGTDITADGKPAGTIFTRTGTHALAYLRYDRAKAAMQAGDATVTMVTDG; encoded by the coding sequence ATGACCAGCCGCCGCATCCTGAGACTGTCAGGCCCCGACACCCGCGAGTTTCTGCAGGGCCTTGTGACCAACGATATCCGCAAGCTGGATCAGGCCCCGATCTATGCCGCGATCCTGACGCCCCAAGGCAAATTCATCACCGATTTCTTCCTGTCCGCCGACGGGGACAGCGTTTTGCTGGACGTGGCCGAGGCAGATGCCGACGCGCTGGTGCAACGCCTGACCATGTACAAGCTGCGGGCTGATGTCACCATAGACGCGACCGGCCTGCATCTGCACCGCGGGCTAGAGAGCGCGCCCGACAATGCCTATAGCGACCCCCGCGATGCCCGCATCGGCTGGCGCGCCTATCGCGACACACCGCAAACCGATGACACCACCGATTGGGACGCGCTGCGGGTGACCTACATGATCCCCGAAACTGGGGCAGAGCTTACCTCGGACAGCTTCATTCTCGAAATGGGGTTCGAGCGGCTGAACGGTGTGGATTTCCGCAAGGGCTGCTATGTCGGACAAGAGGTAACGGCCCGCATGAAACACAAGACCGAGCTGCGCAAAGGCTTGGCTAGGGTCGAGATCAGCGCGCCCGTAGAAACCGGCACGGACATCACCGCCGATGGCAAACCTGCCGGTACGATCTTTACCCGCACCGGCACCCATGCGCTGGCCTATCTGCGGTACGACCGCGCAAAGGCGGCGATGCAGGCGGGGGATGCCACGGTGACCATGGTGACCGACGGCTAG
- a CDS encoding DUF6280 family protein, producing the protein MKDFVDGTAFNNEQGNRARKLFAAVVLAALDDAIADDKKYGNGPEQIARWARSRDGREVLSCAGIDPNERVVEGLMDFVGKGVRTSVALSREESERRHAAQQAEAA; encoded by the coding sequence ATGAAAGATTTCGTTGATGGCACTGCCTTTAACAATGAACAAGGTAACCGTGCCCGCAAACTTTTCGCAGCTGTGGTACTGGCTGCATTGGACGATGCGATTGCCGATGACAAGAAATACGGTAACGGTCCAGAACAGATTGCCCGTTGGGCTCGCTCCCGCGATGGCCGCGAAGTCTTGAGCTGCGCGGGCATCGACCCCAACGAGCGTGTTGTCGAAGGTCTGATGGACTTTGTTGGCAAAGGTGTCCGTACCTCTGTCGCCCTGTCCCGCGAAGAGTCCGAGCGTCGCCACGCTGCACAACAGGCTGAAGCTGCCTGA
- a CDS encoding ABC transporter ATP-binding protein yields the protein MSDVTYTSRELLTWLWRDYLKKHMWVLLVAIIFMSIEASTMGGLAKLMQPMFDQVFVAGEKGALLWVGLVLVGIFVLRAVSGVVQKVLLTRIKQKSAADMRIDLLDRMMVQDGAFHQQNPPGFLIQRVQSDVNAIGSVWQAVITGAGRDLIGLIVLLGVAISIDPVWALLACIGLPLMVMPAALAQRFVRARSREARDLGATLSTRLDEVFHGIVQIKLNALEKYQAKQYRDLTRTYIRTEVRASFGNSAIPGMIDIISGIGFMAVILYGGNEIIEGDKTIGQFMTFFTAMGFTFNPLRRLGAISGLWQTAAAALERLKELMDEPVHLTSPANPTPVPTTPPHIVLEGVSLSYGDAKVLDNLTLHAAAGETTALVGASGAGKSTIFNLLTRLIDPQEGSVSIAGVPLTEMDIPALRGLFSVVTQEALLFDETLRENIVLGRENVSDEELQQALDAAHVSDFLPKLEHGLETRVGPRGSALSGGQRQRVVIARALLRNTPILLLDEATSALDAQSEKVVQQALDRLSQGRTTLVIAHRLSTIRGADKIVVMDRGRVMDEGKHEDLLARGGIYADLYRLQFEDGKTVSDGRNLAAMRRMERGLKPVEPNLLQRIGLRLFGN from the coding sequence ATGAGTGATGTGACCTATACCTCGCGCGAACTGCTGACCTGGCTTTGGCGCGACTATCTGAAAAAGCATATGTGGGTGCTGCTTGTCGCGATCATCTTCATGTCGATCGAGGCCTCGACCATGGGCGGGTTGGCAAAGCTGATGCAGCCGATGTTCGATCAGGTGTTCGTCGCTGGTGAGAAAGGCGCATTGCTGTGGGTTGGTTTGGTGCTGGTGGGCATTTTCGTCCTGCGCGCCGTGTCGGGTGTGGTGCAGAAGGTGCTGCTGACACGCATCAAGCAGAAGTCGGCGGCTGATATGCGGATCGATCTGCTGGACCGGATGATGGTGCAGGACGGGGCCTTTCACCAACAGAACCCCCCGGGTTTTCTGATCCAGCGCGTGCAATCGGATGTGAATGCCATCGGGTCGGTCTGGCAGGCGGTGATCACCGGTGCCGGTCGCGACTTGATCGGGCTGATCGTGTTGCTCGGCGTCGCGATCTCTATTGACCCGGTCTGGGCGCTGCTGGCCTGCATCGGCTTGCCGCTGATGGTCATGCCCGCAGCATTGGCGCAGCGCTTTGTGCGCGCGCGGTCGCGCGAGGCACGAGATCTGGGCGCGACCCTGTCGACACGGCTGGACGAGGTTTTCCACGGCATCGTGCAAATCAAGCTCAACGCGCTTGAGAAGTATCAGGCCAAGCAATACCGCGACCTGACCAGAACATATATCCGCACCGAGGTGCGCGCGTCTTTCGGGAACTCGGCCATTCCGGGGATGATCGACATCATCTCGGGCATCGGGTTCATGGCCGTGATCCTTTATGGCGGCAACGAAATCATCGAGGGCGACAAGACCATCGGTCAGTTCATGACCTTCTTTACCGCGATGGGGTTCACCTTTAACCCGCTGCGGCGTCTGGGGGCGATCAGCGGGTTGTGGCAAACGGCTGCTGCCGCGCTGGAACGTCTGAAAGAGCTGATGGACGAGCCGGTACACCTCACTTCGCCTGCCAACCCCACGCCTGTGCCCACCACCCCACCGCATATCGTGCTGGAGGGAGTGAGCCTGTCTTACGGTGATGCCAAGGTGCTGGACAATCTCACACTGCATGCGGCGGCAGGCGAGACGACGGCGCTTGTCGGTGCATCTGGCGCGGGGAAATCGACGATATTCAACCTGCTGACCCGTCTGATCGACCCACAAGAGGGCAGCGTCAGCATCGCGGGCGTCCCTCTGACAGAGATGGACATCCCCGCGCTGCGCGGCTTGTTCTCTGTCGTGACGCAAGAGGCGCTTTTGTTTGATGAGACCCTGCGCGAGAATATCGTATTGGGCCGCGAGAATGTATCTGACGAAGAGCTGCAGCAGGCGCTGGATGCGGCGCATGTGTCTGACTTTTTGCCCAAGCTTGAACATGGGCTTGAAACCCGCGTCGGTCCGCGCGGCTCTGCCCTGTCGGGGGGGCAGCGCCAACGTGTCGTGATTGCCCGCGCCCTGCTGCGCAACACACCGATCCTGCTGTTGGACGAAGCCACCAGCGCGCTGGACGCGCAGTCAGAAAAAGTCGTGCAGCAAGCGCTGGACCGTCTCTCTCAGGGGCGCACCACCTTGGTCATCGCCCACCGTCTGTCTACCATCCGCGGCGCGGATAAGATCGTTGTGATGGACCGTGGTCGCGTCATGGATGAAGGCAAACACGAAGACCTTTTGGCCCGTGGCGGCATCTATGCCGATCTCTATCGGCTTCAGTTCGAGGATGGAAAAACCGTCAGCGACGGGCGCAATCTAGCGGCGATGCGGCGCATGGAACGCGGCCTCAAACCTGTCGAGCCGAACCTGCTGCAACGTATCGGGCTCCGGCTGTTCGGCAACTAG
- a CDS encoding Rieske (2Fe-2S) protein produces MIWTDLSSAPEKGTFVALAADVNGATVLTVTTAAGDFPLLLVRRNDGVIAFVNMCPHQFLPLDYRSNQVLSVDGSKLMCSAHGAMFDAGTGAGVGGNGLGCDLIPVPVAQIDGQIVIG; encoded by the coding sequence ATGATCTGGACAGATTTGTCGTCTGCCCCTGAAAAAGGCACGTTCGTCGCGCTGGCGGCGGACGTTAACGGGGCCACGGTGTTGACGGTTACAACGGCAGCAGGGGATTTTCCCCTGCTGTTGGTGCGACGGAATGACGGTGTCATTGCCTTCGTTAACATGTGTCCGCATCAGTTCCTGCCTCTTGATTATCGTTCAAATCAGGTGCTGTCGGTGGATGGCAGTAAGCTGATGTGCAGCGCTCATGGCGCGATGTTTGACGCCGGCACGGGCGCAGGCGTCGGGGGAAACGGCCTTGGGTGCGATCTGATACCCGTGCCGGTGGCGCAAATAGACGGGCAGATTGTCATCGGCTGA
- a CDS encoding protein-L-isoaspartate O-methyltransferase family protein, with the protein MTDFTARRTMMVDTQVRPSDVTKFPIIDAMLKVAREDFVPVARREAAYLGENISLGEGRVLLEPRTLAKMLDDLGVENDELVLDIGCGYGYSSAVIAHMAEAVVAVEDDEQMAKEAQETLINADIDNVIVHHGPLAEGAQKHGPYDVVIVQGGVDEVPEALLAQLKDGGRIACLFMDGPLGEVRLGYKSERGISWRKSFNAAAPVLDGFTRAKEFQL; encoded by the coding sequence ATGACAGATTTCACAGCCCGCCGCACCATGATGGTTGATACTCAGGTGCGCCCTTCGGATGTTACCAAGTTCCCTATCATTGATGCGATGCTCAAGGTGGCGCGCGAGGATTTTGTGCCGGTGGCCCGCCGCGAGGCAGCTTATCTGGGCGAAAACATTAGCTTGGGCGAAGGACGCGTGCTGCTTGAGCCGCGGACGCTGGCCAAAATGCTGGACGATCTTGGGGTCGAGAATGACGAGCTGGTGCTCGATATCGGCTGTGGCTACGGCTATTCCTCTGCCGTGATCGCGCATATGGCCGAAGCGGTCGTCGCCGTCGAGGATGACGAGCAGATGGCGAAAGAAGCGCAGGAAACCCTGATTAACGCGGATATCGACAATGTCATCGTGCACCATGGACCGCTGGCCGAAGGGGCGCAGAAACATGGGCCCTATGACGTGGTGATTGTGCAAGGCGGCGTCGATGAGGTGCCCGAAGCGCTGCTGGCGCAGCTCAAGGATGGCGGGCGGATCGCTTGTTTGTTCATGGACGGCCCCCTGGGCGAGGTGCGTTTGGGCTACAAAAGCGAACGTGGCATCAGCTGGCGCAAAAGTTTCAACGCCGCCGCCCCTGTCTTGGACGGGTTTACCCGTGCGAAAGAATTCCAGCTTTAA
- the hppD gene encoding 4-hydroxyphenylpyruvate dioxygenase → MGPFPHDAPKATISDLNPAGTDGFSFVEFAHRDPAVLDKLFRQMGFVPVAKHKSKDITLYRQGDITYVLNADKTGHAAKFVQEHGPCAPAMGWRVVDAQHALRRAVDLGAKEYTGNGKAIEAPAVYGIGGSLLYFIDTYGDAGSAFDADYNWLDEADPRPEGFGFFYLDHLTHNVIRGNMDTWYRFYADTFNFKEIRFFDIKGKQTGLTSRALTSPDGKIRIPINESADDNSQIEEYLREYKGEGIQHIAIASNDIYGGTESIADAGMEFMPGPPATYYEMSHARVKGHQEPIDKMQKRGILIDGEGVVGGGETRVLLQIFSKTVIGPIFFEFIQRKGDDGFGEGNFRALFESIEEDQVRRGVLQASPAE, encoded by the coding sequence ATGGGACCGTTCCCGCACGACGCACCGAAGGCCACGATTTCCGACCTGAACCCTGCAGGGACCGACGGGTTCTCATTCGTGGAGTTTGCGCACCGTGATCCAGCTGTTCTGGACAAGCTGTTTCGCCAAATGGGTTTCGTTCCAGTTGCCAAGCATAAATCCAAGGACATCACATTGTATCGCCAAGGGGATATTACCTATGTGCTGAACGCGGATAAAACCGGACATGCCGCCAAGTTTGTCCAAGAGCATGGCCCCTGCGCACCCGCCATGGGCTGGCGTGTCGTGGACGCGCAGCATGCGCTACGCCGCGCCGTTGATCTTGGGGCTAAGGAATACACTGGCAACGGCAAAGCGATCGAGGCACCGGCTGTATACGGCATCGGCGGATCGCTCCTGTATTTTATCGATACCTATGGGGATGCTGGCAGTGCCTTTGATGCAGACTACAACTGGCTGGACGAGGCGGACCCTCGACCCGAGGGGTTCGGCTTTTTCTACCTCGACCACCTGACGCATAACGTTATTCGCGGGAATATGGACACGTGGTACAGGTTCTACGCCGACACCTTCAATTTCAAAGAAATCCGGTTCTTTGACATCAAGGGTAAGCAGACTGGCCTGACCAGCCGCGCGTTGACGTCGCCAGATGGAAAAATTCGTATCCCCATCAACGAAAGTGCGGACGACAACAGCCAGATCGAAGAATATCTGCGCGAGTATAAAGGCGAAGGCATCCAACATATCGCGATCGCCTCTAACGACATCTATGGCGGTACCGAAAGCATCGCTGACGCAGGTATGGAATTTATGCCAGGGCCGCCCGCTACCTACTATGAAATGAGCCACGCACGTGTGAAGGGGCACCAAGAGCCGATCGACAAGATGCAAAAGCGCGGCATTTTGATTGATGGCGAAGGCGTTGTTGGCGGAGGCGAAACCCGCGTGCTGCTTCAGATTTTTTCTAAAACTGTGATCGGACCGATTTTCTTCGAATTCATCCAACGTAAGGGGGATGACGGGTTCGGCGAAGGCAATTTCCGCGCGCTGTTCGAATCCATCGAGGAAGACCAAGTCCGCCGCGGTGTCTTGCAGGCATCCCCTGCAGAATGA
- a CDS encoding pyridoxal phosphate-dependent aminotransferase, with protein MTQYRLTPLADALPSTVPFVGPETQERAMGRAFDARLGANENVFGPSPRAIEAMAQAQQWMYGDPESHDLRAALATHHGISPANIIVGEGIDGLLGYLVRLMVTEGDAVVTSDGAYPTFNYHVAGFGGVLHKVPYAGDHEDPAALFAKAAEVDAKLVYLANPDNPMGSWHEGPVITRALEALPQGCLLVLDEAYIDCAPEGTAPDLAADDPRLIRMRTFSKAHGLAGARVGYAIGAPDLITAFGKVRNHFGMNRAAQAGALAALQDSDWLANVQARIAEARDRIAQIAADNGLVALPSAANFVAIDCGADGSFAKAVLDGLVARGVFVRMPFAAPQNRCIRVSCGTPENLDAFAAALPGALEDAKKG; from the coding sequence ATGACACAGTATCGCCTCACCCCGCTTGCCGACGCCCTGCCCTCTACCGTGCCCTTTGTCGGCCCCGAAACGCAGGAGCGCGCCATGGGCCGTGCCTTTGATGCGCGGTTGGGGGCGAACGAGAACGTCTTTGGCCCCTCTCCCCGCGCGATAGAAGCGATGGCGCAGGCCCAGCAGTGGATGTACGGCGACCCGGAAAGCCACGACCTGCGCGCGGCACTTGCGACGCATCATGGCATCTCGCCCGCCAACATCATTGTGGGCGAAGGGATCGACGGGTTGCTGGGCTATCTGGTGCGGCTCATGGTGACGGAGGGTGACGCGGTCGTGACCTCGGACGGGGCCTATCCGACATTCAATTATCACGTGGCAGGCTTTGGCGGTGTGCTGCATAAGGTGCCCTATGCCGGTGATCACGAGGATCCCGCGGCCCTATTTGCCAAAGCTGCCGAGGTAGACGCCAAGCTGGTCTATCTGGCGAACCCCGACAATCCCATGGGCAGCTGGCATGAGGGGCCCGTCATTACCCGCGCGCTAGAGGCCTTGCCGCAGGGCTGTCTGCTGGTGCTGGACGAGGCCTATATTGATTGCGCCCCCGAGGGCACCGCCCCCGATCTTGCGGCCGATGACCCGCGTCTGATCCGGATGCGGACCTTTTCAAAGGCCCATGGTCTGGCGGGGGCGCGGGTGGGCTATGCCATTGGCGCACCGGATCTGATCACGGCCTTTGGGAAAGTGCGTAACCATTTCGGGATGAACCGCGCGGCCCAGGCCGGGGCACTTGCGGCCTTGCAGGACAGCGACTGGCTGGCGAATGTGCAGGCTCGAATCGCTGAGGCGCGGGACCGGATTGCGCAGATCGCTGCGGATAACGGGTTGGTTGCCCTCCCCTCTGCCGCGAATTTCGTGGCGATCGATTGCGGGGCGGACGGCAGCTTTGCCAAGGCCGTGCTGGACGGTTTGGTGGCACGCGGCGTCTTTGTGCGCATGCCCTTCGCCGCGCCGCAGAACCGCTGTATTCGGGTCAGCTGTGGCACGCCAGAAAACCTTGATGCCTTTGCCGCGGCGTTGCCGGGTGCCCTTGAGGATGCGAAAAAAGGCTGA
- a CDS encoding TolC family outer membrane protein, protein MMNTGKMRSVRSMIAASCVGLGLLAPMATQAETLADALVGAYNNSGLLDQNRAVLRAADEDVAIAKSALKPVLQWTGNLTQSYNQSVSGGTTSIPAGFRSSTDSLTTSVNLVASLLVYDFGSSRYSIEAAKETVLATRETLVSAEQQILLRAVDAYMTVIQTQQLVSLAENNVRVLTQELRAARDRFEVGEVTRTDVSLAEAELAAARSNLAGAQGDFISAKAYYKVAVGREPGRLSPPPSLPKLSNSIATAKALAVRQHPDILTVQHQVAAADLLVRSNESALKPNVSVQGSYGLTETFDSQASTRSGSIGFQVGQTIYQGGALSAGVRQSQANRDAQRGNLHVVVKDVERAVSDAYAGLASARAQIEASQRQVRAAQIAFDGIREEASLGARTTLDVLDAEQSLLDARSASVSAQSLLYVAAYSVLSATGQLTAQDLKLPVQIYDPSAYYNMVKDGPTKYSKEGKQLDRVLRALQKD, encoded by the coding sequence ATGATGAATACGGGCAAGATGCGGTCCGTCCGCAGCATGATCGCGGCGTCCTGCGTCGGTTTGGGTCTGCTGGCACCGATGGCCACACAGGCAGAGACATTGGCCGATGCGCTGGTTGGGGCCTATAACAACTCGGGCCTGCTGGACCAGAACCGTGCCGTGTTGCGCGCCGCAGATGAAGATGTGGCGATCGCGAAATCCGCGCTCAAGCCCGTGTTGCAGTGGACGGGGAACCTGACGCAATCCTACAACCAGTCGGTCAGCGGGGGCACCACCTCTATTCCGGCGGGTTTCAGAAGCTCCACCGATTCACTGACGACATCGGTGAACCTTGTGGCGTCGCTGCTGGTCTATGACTTTGGATCGTCGCGCTATTCGATCGAGGCGGCAAAGGAAACCGTGCTAGCTACGCGCGAAACGCTGGTCAGTGCCGAACAGCAAATTCTGCTGCGCGCTGTCGATGCCTATATGACCGTGATCCAGACGCAGCAGCTTGTCTCTCTGGCCGAGAATAACGTGCGCGTTCTGACGCAGGAGTTGCGCGCCGCACGTGACCGTTTCGAAGTAGGCGAGGTGACCCGCACCGACGTATCGCTGGCCGAAGCAGAACTTGCCGCCGCACGCAGCAACCTTGCCGGTGCGCAGGGCGATTTCATCAGCGCGAAAGCCTATTACAAGGTGGCCGTGGGGCGTGAGCCAGGTCGCCTAAGCCCCCCACCAAGCCTGCCGAAGCTGTCCAACAGCATCGCGACGGCCAAAGCACTGGCGGTGCGGCAGCACCCCGATATCCTGACCGTCCAGCACCAGGTCGCCGCTGCTGATCTGCTGGTACGCAGCAACGAATCTGCACTGAAGCCCAATGTTTCGGTGCAGGGGTCATACGGGCTAACCGAGACGTTTGATTCCCAAGCCTCGACACGCAGTGGGTCGATCGGCTTTCAGGTCGGTCAAACGATTTACCAAGGCGGTGCTTTGTCTGCCGGTGTACGACAAAGCCAGGCGAACCGTGACGCGCAGCGCGGCAACCTGCATGTGGTGGTTAAAGACGTGGAACGCGCGGTCAGCGATGCCTATGCGGGGCTTGCCTCTGCCCGGGCACAGATCGAAGCCTCCCAGCGTCAGGTACGCGCGGCACAGATCGCCTTTGACGGTATCCGCGAGGAAGCCAGCCTTGGCGCGCGCACCACATTGGACGTTCTGGATGCCGAGCAGTCCTTGCTCGACGCCCGCTCCGCCAGTGTGTCGGCGCAGTCCTTGCTTTATGTAGCGGCATATTCCGTGCTTTCCGCGACGGGTCAGCTGACCGCGCAGGACCTGAAACTGCCGGTGCAAATCTATGATCCCTCCGCCTATTACAATATGGTTAAGGATGGCCCCACGAAATATTCAAAAGAGGGGAAGCAGTTGGATCGCGTACTGCGGGCGCTGCAAAAAGACTGA
- a CDS encoding TIGR04283 family arsenosugar biosynthesis glycosyltransferase yields MRAPISVVIPTLNAEAPLTGCLTALMEGLEAGLIRELIISDGGSTDMTLTLAEAWGAEIVSGPASRGGQLRRGCAKAQSDWLLVLHADTRLAPGWTGPVTAHLRGHKAGWCQLQFDQGGMAGKAVAAWANLRSRLGLPYGDQGLLLPRALYQSVGGYPDQPLMEDVALARALRGHLLGLEVTAVTSADKYARQGWLRRGTRNLWTLIRYFAGVAPAKLAEGYAK; encoded by the coding sequence ATGCGCGCGCCTATATCTGTTGTCATTCCGACCTTGAATGCCGAAGCGCCCCTGACCGGCTGCCTGACCGCCCTGATGGAGGGGCTGGAGGCAGGGTTGATCCGCGAGCTGATCATCAGCGACGGGGGATCAACCGACATGACCCTGACCTTGGCAGAGGCATGGGGCGCAGAGATCGTCAGCGGTCCGGCATCGCGGGGCGGACAGTTGCGGCGCGGCTGTGCGAAAGCGCAATCCGACTGGCTGCTGGTGTTACACGCCGATACGCGGCTGGCACCGGGGTGGACAGGGCCTGTCACAGCGCATCTGCGGGGGCATAAAGCGGGGTGGTGCCAGCTTCAATTTGACCAAGGCGGCATGGCAGGCAAAGCGGTGGCCGCTTGGGCGAACCTGCGCAGTCGGTTGGGGCTTCCCTATGGGGATCAGGGGCTGCTGCTGCCACGTGCGCTTTATCAATCGGTTGGCGGGTATCCTGATCAGCCGCTGATGGAGGATGTAGCGCTGGCGCGTGCCCTGCGTGGCCATCTGCTGGGGCTGGAGGTCACCGCGGTGACGTCGGCCGACAAATACGCGCGGCAGGGCTGGTTGCGTCGCGGGACGCGGAACCTATGGACATTGATCCGCTATTTCGCAGGGGTCGCCCCGGCCAAGCTGGCCGAAGGCTATGCCAAGTGA